The DNA region TGTATGGTGAAATATTTAGAGCTTTTCTATTAATAAGTAAAAGAAAAGTTTCATTTCCAAACTATGCAGTTACTAACTCTTTGTGCATAGAAGGAATGCCAATATCATTAGAAGTAAAGGTGTTAACCTTCTGAGTCTGATTCATATGATGAATCGCTACAGTAAGATTTAATTTGAGACTGATGGACCTACAATCAACATTTACTCTCATTCTTATTTGCTGAATATTTCTCAAGGAAAATTTTGTGGTTTTTAGAATTTTAGAAGCATTTAATATTTCCAGTGCAACAGGAAGGCTGTTTGAATCAAAATCAAGAATCACATTTTCATTTAATTCAACAGAAGTAGCATAAGAGAAATCTTTTTTAAGATGAATAAATAGTGCATCTACCTCTCCATCATAGTTATAATTTACTTCAAAAGAATTATGGGCTTTCATAGGGCCTGATCCTCCTGTCATTACTATGGGTATATACCGTAACTAATAAAATATTTTCGTTATCATCCGAACTTATA from Methanobacteriaceae archaeon includes:
- a CDS encoding DUF2283 domain-containing protein → MKAHNSFEVNYNYDGEVDALFIHLKKDFSYATSVELNENVILDFDSNSLPVALEILNASKILKTTKFSLRNIQQIRMRVNVDCRSISLKLNLTVAIHHMNQTQKVNTFTSNDIGIPSMHKELVTA